A genomic window from Punica granatum isolate Tunisia-2019 chromosome 2, ASM765513v2, whole genome shotgun sequence includes:
- the LOC116194288 gene encoding S-adenosylmethionine decarboxylase proenzyme-like, producing the protein MAVLTEPTTESPIQSPIGFEGFEKRLEITFSPAPIFTDPHGLGLRALTRSQLDSILGPACCTIVAQLSNCELDSYVLSESSLFVYPLKIILKTCGTTKLLLSIPPVLELAESLSLCVDSVMYSRGSFIFPNAQPAPHRSFAEEVAVLKCFFKDLTGAAYVIGDPRTVNRKWHVYSACSKPSHWNGQTDVIGIEMCMTGLAKKRSATFFKSSDGKTRSAHEMTENSGINKIIPGHEICDFNFDPCGYSMNGIDAAAYSTVHVTPEDGFSYASYEASGFNPRSVKFDLLIKKVLECFEPQEFSVAVTCGAHDKWWTKGSAFVKGYLGRPIVEQELPGGSVVVYRSYKKEQRGHTVVHCPFKVAKACREEAAEAVEEVVDEA; encoded by the coding sequence ATGGCCGTGTTAACTGAACCGACCACCGAGTCACCAATTCAGTCCCCGATCGGGTTTGAGGGCTTTGAGAAGCGCCTTGAGATCACCTTTTCCCCTGCACCAATTTTCACCGACCCTCACGGACTCGGCCTCCGAGCTTTAACCCGGAGCCAGCTTGATTCAATCCTTGGGCCTGCCTGCTGCACCATAGTGGCCCAGCTTTCGAACTGTGAGTTGGACTCATATGTCCTCTCAGAGTCAAGCCTCTTCGTGTACCCGCTGAAGATAATCCTCAAAACATGTGGGACCACTAAGCTGCTTTTGTCTATCCCGCCAGTTCTAGAGCTAGCAGAGTCGCTCTCCCTCTGTGTCGACTCGGTTATGTACTCGCGGGGCAGCTTCATTTTCCCAAATGCCCAGCCTGCTCCACACCGGAGCTTCGCCGAGGAGGTTGCGGTCCTCAAGTGCTTCTTTAAAGACCTGACCGGGGCCGCATATGTTATCGGAGATCCCAGAACTGTTAACCGGAAGTGGCATGTGTACTCTGCCTGTTCTAAGCCGTCACATTGGAACGGCCAAACTGATGTGATCGGGATTGAAATGTGCATGACTGGCTTGGCCAAGAAGAGGTCAGCTACATTTTTCAAGAGTTCAGATGGCAAAACCCGCTCTGCACATGAAATGACGGAGAACTCTGGGATAAACAAGATCATCCCGGGACATGAGATCTGCGACTTCAACTTTGACCCCTGTGGATATTCGATGAACGGGATCGACGCTGCAGCCTACTCCACCGTGCACGTAACCCCAGAGGACGGCTTTAGCTACGCAAGCTATGAGGCCTCAGGATTCAATCCAAGGTCCGTGAAATTTGACTTGCTGATCAAGAAAGTTTTGGAGTGCTTTGAGCCCCAAGAGTTCTCGGTGGCGGTCACATGCGGGGCACATGACAAGTGGTGGACCAAAGGATCGGCTTTCGTAAAGGGCTACCTCGGCAGGCCCATTGTGGAGCAGGAGCTGCCCGGTGGCTCAGTTGTTGTGTACCGGAGTTACAAGAAGGAGCAGAGGGGGCATACTGTAGTGCACTGCCCTTTTAAGGTGGCTAAAGCGTGCAGGGAAGAGGCAGCGGAGGCGGTAGAGGAGGTGGTGGATGAGGCCTGA
- the LOC116198210 gene encoding autophagy-related protein 18b isoform X1 — protein sequence MSNPSSAYPILYASFNQDSSCFVVGTRDGFKIFDSNTGKLLYERAMGAFIIVEMLFNTSLLAIVGAGEQPSLSPRRLVLFNTTTGTPLRELNFLTSVLAIRLNRKRLVVVLQDKTFIYDTNSVAMLDTVDTVPNLKGICAFSPNSDGCFLALPASTTRGLVLVYNVMELRPHCEIDAHRSPLAAMVLSSDGKYLATASEQGTLIRVYLVSEATKSFSFRRGTYPSTIYSLSFGPPAQLPDLLAATSSSGAVHIFCLELAMNQRSRRSNSLLGSVLPDSIHDVLDPPYHLILHNAISSGIKSYAVIRKVVKESGTSTSDFPACRVTMLLIAFTGYFQEYSLSINNQNESSWSLEREFNLLTVDSSVATRS from the exons ATGTCCAATCCGTCGTCGGCGTACCCAATTCTCTACGCTTCCTTCAATCAAGATAGCAG CTGCTTCGTTGTTGGTACGAGGGATGGTTTCAAGATTTTCGACTCGAACACGGGGAAACTTCTATATGAACGAG CGATGGGAGCTTTCATTATAGTCGAAATGCTATTCAACACGAGTCTCCTTGCCATTGTTGGAGCTGGTGAGCAG CCTTCTTTATCACCTCGTCGCCTGGTTCTCTTCAATACTACCACTGGGACTCCTCTCAGAGAGCTAAACTTCCTTACATCTGTTCTTGCAATTCGCTTGAACAGGAAAAG ACTTGTGGTTGTTCTACAAGACAAAACGTTCATATACGACACAAATAGTGTAGCTATGTTGGACACAGTCGATACTGTTCCAAACTTAAAAG GAATATGTGCATTTTCTCCGAATTCGGATGGTTGCTTCCTAGCACTTCCCGCAAGCACGACTAGAGGATTGGTTTTGGTGTACAACGTCATGGAGCTCCGTCCACATTGTGAG ATTGATGCCCATCGTTCACCATTGGCTGCAATGGTCCTTTCATCAGATGGGAAGTACCTAGCTACGGCTTCTGAACAGGGGACCCTTATCAGAGTTTATCTTGTTTCGGAAGCAACTAAG TCATTTAGCTTTAGAAGGGGGACATATCCATCAACAATATATTCCCTCTCATTTGGGCCTCCTGCGCAACTTCCTGATCTTCTTGCTGCCACGAGCTCTTCGGGAGCTGTGCACATATTTTGCCTCGAGCTTGCCATGAATCAGAG AAGCAGAAGATCAAATAGTTTACTCGGCTCAGTATTGCCAGACTCCATTCACGACGTGCTTGATCCACCCTATCATCTAATACTTCATAATGCAATTTCAAGTGGAATAAAAAG cTATGCAGTAATTCGAAAGGTGGTTAAGGAAAGCGGAACATCTACATCTGACTTTCCAGCATGCAG GGTGACAATGTTGCTGATAGCCTTCACCGGCTACTTCCAAGAATACAGCTTAAGTATAAATAACCAGAACGAGTCCTCGTGGAGTTTGGAGCGTGAGTTCAATCTCTTGACTGTAGATTCCAGCGTTGCGACAAGATCATGA
- the LOC116198210 gene encoding autophagy-related protein 18b isoform X2: protein MSNPSSAYPILYASFNQDSSCFVVGTRDGFKIFDSNTGKLLYERAMGAFIIVEMLFNTSLLAIVGAGEQPSLSPRRLVLFNTTTGTPLRELNFLTSVLAIRLNRKRLVVVLQDKTFIYDTNSVAMLDTVDTVPNLKGICAFSPNSDGCFLALPASTTRGLVLVYNVMELRPHCEIDAHRSPLAAMVLSSDGKYLATASEQGTLIRVYLVSEATKSFSFRRGTYPSTIYSLSFGPPAQLPDLLAATSSSGAVHIFCLELAMNQSYAVIRKVVKESGTSTSDFPACRVTMLLIAFTGYFQEYSLSINNQNESSWSLEREFNLLTVDSSVATRS from the exons ATGTCCAATCCGTCGTCGGCGTACCCAATTCTCTACGCTTCCTTCAATCAAGATAGCAG CTGCTTCGTTGTTGGTACGAGGGATGGTTTCAAGATTTTCGACTCGAACACGGGGAAACTTCTATATGAACGAG CGATGGGAGCTTTCATTATAGTCGAAATGCTATTCAACACGAGTCTCCTTGCCATTGTTGGAGCTGGTGAGCAG CCTTCTTTATCACCTCGTCGCCTGGTTCTCTTCAATACTACCACTGGGACTCCTCTCAGAGAGCTAAACTTCCTTACATCTGTTCTTGCAATTCGCTTGAACAGGAAAAG ACTTGTGGTTGTTCTACAAGACAAAACGTTCATATACGACACAAATAGTGTAGCTATGTTGGACACAGTCGATACTGTTCCAAACTTAAAAG GAATATGTGCATTTTCTCCGAATTCGGATGGTTGCTTCCTAGCACTTCCCGCAAGCACGACTAGAGGATTGGTTTTGGTGTACAACGTCATGGAGCTCCGTCCACATTGTGAG ATTGATGCCCATCGTTCACCATTGGCTGCAATGGTCCTTTCATCAGATGGGAAGTACCTAGCTACGGCTTCTGAACAGGGGACCCTTATCAGAGTTTATCTTGTTTCGGAAGCAACTAAG TCATTTAGCTTTAGAAGGGGGACATATCCATCAACAATATATTCCCTCTCATTTGGGCCTCCTGCGCAACTTCCTGATCTTCTTGCTGCCACGAGCTCTTCGGGAGCTGTGCACATATTTTGCCTCGAGCTTGCCATGAATCAGAG cTATGCAGTAATTCGAAAGGTGGTTAAGGAAAGCGGAACATCTACATCTGACTTTCCAGCATGCAG GGTGACAATGTTGCTGATAGCCTTCACCGGCTACTTCCAAGAATACAGCTTAAGTATAAATAACCAGAACGAGTCCTCGTGGAGTTTGGAGCGTGAGTTCAATCTCTTGACTGTAGATTCCAGCGTTGCGACAAGATCATGA
- the LOC116195789 gene encoding 5'-nucleotidase domain-containing protein DDB_G0275467 isoform X2 has product MASSSSSFTFFRRLLPLCSSKQRAKFSPFSVREGLGGAFRGFSSVSSPEQKISALKEEVRRLEDDSSVPDDEIEKIRREFDAAKQCFLKIPDALKRMPKMNPQGIYVNRNIRLDHIQVYGFDYDYTLAHYAANLQSLIYDLAKEYMVNEFRYPEVCMNFKYDPTFPIRGLYYDKRRGCLLKLDFFGSIELDGCFYGRRKLSVEEINEIYGTRHIGRDQARVLVGLMDFFCFSEACLIADMVQFFVDAKLDFDASYIYQDVRKAIQHVHISGVVHQKILLDPHRYIVKNEQMLFFLKMLKEKGKKLFLLTNSPYYFVDGGMRFMLEEYMGSSDSWRELFDVVIAKANKPDFYTSEHPFRCYDFEKDTLAFTKVDTFLPEKIYYHGCLKSFLQITKWHGPEVIYFGDHLFSDLRGPSKAGWRTAAIIHELENEIRTQNGDSYRFEQAKFHIIQELLGRLHSTVATSQNRAAYKTLMDELNDERRQARGIMKNMFNGSFGATFVTDTGQESAFSYHIHQYADVYTSKPENFLLYLPEAWLHAPYDIKIMPHHLKVPASLFKEY; this is encoded by the exons AtggcttcctcctcctcctccttcaccTTCTTCAGGAGGCTTCTTCCTCTCTGCTCCTCTAAGCAG AGGGCAAAGTTTTCACCTTTCAGTGTTCGAGAAG GTCTTGGAGGAGCTTTCCGGGGATTCAGTTCAGTTTCATCGCCTGAACAGAAGATTTCAGCTTTGAAGGAGGAAGTCAGGAGACTGGAGGATGACAGTTCTGTGCCAGATGACGAGATTGAAAAAATCCGACGAGAATTTGATGCTGCCAAGCAGTGTTTCCTCAAGATTCCCGATGCACTTAAAAGGATGCCTAAAATGAACCCGCAAG GTATTTATGTGAATAGGAATATCAGATTGGACCACATCCAGGTTTATGGGTTTGACTATGATTATACTTTGGCGCATTATGCTGCAAATTTACAGAGTTTGATATATGATCTTGCGAAGGAGTACATGGTCAACGAG TTTAGGTACCCAGAGGTTTGCATGAACTTCAAATATGATCCAACTTTCCCAATTAGAGGGCTCTACTATGACAAGCGGAGAGGGTGTCTCCTGAAGTTAGATTTCTTTGGGTCAATTGAGCTTGATGGTTGCTTCTATGGACGGCGAAAG CTTTCTGTTGaggaaattaatgaaatatatggaACTCGGCACATTGGCCGTGATCAAGCACGCGTTCTTGTTGGTCTAATGGATTTCTTTTGCTTTAGCGAG GCCTGTCTTATTGCAGATATGGTGCAATTTTTTGTTGATGCTAAGCTAGATTTTGATGCTTCCTATATCTACCAAGACGTGAGGAAAGCAATTCAGCATGTTCATATTAGCGGAGTGGTCCACCAAAAGATTCTGCTGGATCCTCATAGATACATTGTGAAAAAT GAACAAATGCTGTTCTTTCTTAAGATGTTGAAGGAGAAAGGGAAGAAGCTTTTCTTGTTGACCAATTCTCCTTATTATTTCGTGGATGGCGGAATGCGCTTTATGCTGGAG GAATACATGGGTTCTAGTGACTCGTGGAGGGAACTTTTCGATGTTGTGATTGCTAAAGCCAATAAGCCTGACTTTTACACATCAGAGCATCCATTTCg CTGCTATGACTTTGAGAAGGACACTTTAGCTTTCACGAAGGTGGATACTTTTCTTCCGGAGAAGATCTATTACCATGGTTGCCTAAAATCGTTTCTCCAGATCACTAAGTGGCATGGCCCTGAG GTGATATACTTTGGGGATCATCTATTTAGTGACTTGAGAGGGCCTTCAAAGGCGGGTTGGCGAACTGCTGCCATCATACATGAACTAGAG AATGAAATACGAACCCAGAACGGGGATAGTTACCGTTTCGAACAG GCAAAGTTTCACATTATACAGGAACTGCTTGGGAGACTCCACTCAACCGTTGCCACTAGTCAAAACAGGGCAGCATACAAAACTCTTATGGATGAGCTGAATGATGAGAGGAGGCAGGCTCGCGGTATAATGAAGAACATGTTTAATGGCTCATTTGGGGCCACCTTTGTAACTGATACGGGTCAGGAGTCTGCATTTTCTTATCACATACATCAGTATGCAGATGTTTACACGAGTAAGCCCGAGAACTTCCTGCTTTACCTACCCGAAGCTTGGCTTCACGCCCCCTATGATATCAAGATCATGCCACATCATCTCAAG GTTCCAGCTAGCCTTTTCAAAGAGTATTGA
- the LOC116195789 gene encoding 5'-nucleotidase domain-containing protein DDB_G0275467 isoform X1, producing MASSSSSFTFFRRLLPLCSSKQRAKFSPFSVREGLGGAFRGFSSVSSPEQKISALKEEVRRLEDDSSVPDDEIEKIRREFDAAKQCFLKIPDALKRMPKMNPQGIYVNRNIRLDHIQVYGFDYDYTLAHYAANLQSLIYDLAKEYMVNEFRYPEVCMNFKYDPTFPIRGLYYDKRRGCLLKLDFFGSIELDGCFYGRRKLSVEEINEIYGTRHIGRDQARVLVGLMDFFCFSEACLIADMVQFFVDAKLDFDASYIYQDVRKAIQHVHISGVVHQKILLDPHRYIVKNEQMLFFLKMLKEKGKKLFLLTNSPYYFVDGGMRFMLEEYMGSSDSWRELFDVVIAKANKPDFYTSEHPFRCYDFEKDTLAFTKVDTFLPEKIYYHGCLKSFLQITKWHGPEVIYFGDHLFSDLRGPSKAGWRTAAIIHELENEIRTQNGDSYRFEQAKFHIIQELLGRLHSTVATSQNRAAYKTLMDELNDERRQARGIMKNMFNGSFGATFVTDTGQESAFSYHIHQYADVYTSKPENFLLYLPEAWLHAPYDIKIMPHHLKNGIRAVWGLPVC from the exons AtggcttcctcctcctcctccttcaccTTCTTCAGGAGGCTTCTTCCTCTCTGCTCCTCTAAGCAG AGGGCAAAGTTTTCACCTTTCAGTGTTCGAGAAG GTCTTGGAGGAGCTTTCCGGGGATTCAGTTCAGTTTCATCGCCTGAACAGAAGATTTCAGCTTTGAAGGAGGAAGTCAGGAGACTGGAGGATGACAGTTCTGTGCCAGATGACGAGATTGAAAAAATCCGACGAGAATTTGATGCTGCCAAGCAGTGTTTCCTCAAGATTCCCGATGCACTTAAAAGGATGCCTAAAATGAACCCGCAAG GTATTTATGTGAATAGGAATATCAGATTGGACCACATCCAGGTTTATGGGTTTGACTATGATTATACTTTGGCGCATTATGCTGCAAATTTACAGAGTTTGATATATGATCTTGCGAAGGAGTACATGGTCAACGAG TTTAGGTACCCAGAGGTTTGCATGAACTTCAAATATGATCCAACTTTCCCAATTAGAGGGCTCTACTATGACAAGCGGAGAGGGTGTCTCCTGAAGTTAGATTTCTTTGGGTCAATTGAGCTTGATGGTTGCTTCTATGGACGGCGAAAG CTTTCTGTTGaggaaattaatgaaatatatggaACTCGGCACATTGGCCGTGATCAAGCACGCGTTCTTGTTGGTCTAATGGATTTCTTTTGCTTTAGCGAG GCCTGTCTTATTGCAGATATGGTGCAATTTTTTGTTGATGCTAAGCTAGATTTTGATGCTTCCTATATCTACCAAGACGTGAGGAAAGCAATTCAGCATGTTCATATTAGCGGAGTGGTCCACCAAAAGATTCTGCTGGATCCTCATAGATACATTGTGAAAAAT GAACAAATGCTGTTCTTTCTTAAGATGTTGAAGGAGAAAGGGAAGAAGCTTTTCTTGTTGACCAATTCTCCTTATTATTTCGTGGATGGCGGAATGCGCTTTATGCTGGAG GAATACATGGGTTCTAGTGACTCGTGGAGGGAACTTTTCGATGTTGTGATTGCTAAAGCCAATAAGCCTGACTTTTACACATCAGAGCATCCATTTCg CTGCTATGACTTTGAGAAGGACACTTTAGCTTTCACGAAGGTGGATACTTTTCTTCCGGAGAAGATCTATTACCATGGTTGCCTAAAATCGTTTCTCCAGATCACTAAGTGGCATGGCCCTGAG GTGATATACTTTGGGGATCATCTATTTAGTGACTTGAGAGGGCCTTCAAAGGCGGGTTGGCGAACTGCTGCCATCATACATGAACTAGAG AATGAAATACGAACCCAGAACGGGGATAGTTACCGTTTCGAACAG GCAAAGTTTCACATTATACAGGAACTGCTTGGGAGACTCCACTCAACCGTTGCCACTAGTCAAAACAGGGCAGCATACAAAACTCTTATGGATGAGCTGAATGATGAGAGGAGGCAGGCTCGCGGTATAATGAAGAACATGTTTAATGGCTCATTTGGGGCCACCTTTGTAACTGATACGGGTCAGGAGTCTGCATTTTCTTATCACATACATCAGTATGCAGATGTTTACACGAGTAAGCCCGAGAACTTCCTGCTTTACCTACCCGAAGCTTGGCTTCACGCCCCCTATGATATCAAGATCATGCCACATCATCTCAAG AATGGGATCAGGGCGGTCTGGGGTTTACCAGTTTGTTAA